One window of Bacillus sp. THAF10 genomic DNA carries:
- a CDS encoding SDR family oxidoreductase, whose amino-acid sequence MKKKTVIITGASGGFGKVFTKMFLQAGYHVIATIRDTAKKNLVLSGITTEESQHLSIQMLDVTDRTSVQQFEKFVQSLDSVDVLINNAGFAVAGFAEELTDGEYLLQFETNLFGVTRITNIVLPIMRRQQQGRIINISSISGLVGFPGLSPYVASKHALEGYSESLRLELKPFGIDVVLVEPGSFQTNIWSSGTHMSPRAGQQQSPYYQTFQQLNLRIQKDSKNYGNPEEVGKLVLNIARSKNTPALRYTIGKGVKLTLFLKHLLPWKLWEKLVLKQLSK is encoded by the coding sequence ATGAAAAAGAAAACCGTTATTATTACTGGTGCTTCAGGAGGTTTCGGAAAAGTATTCACAAAAATGTTCCTTCAAGCGGGCTATCATGTCATTGCTACCATAAGGGATACGGCTAAGAAAAACCTAGTATTGAGCGGAATAACAACAGAAGAAAGCCAACACCTTTCTATTCAGATGTTAGATGTAACGGATAGGACTTCTGTTCAACAGTTCGAAAAGTTTGTCCAGTCACTCGATTCAGTTGATGTTTTGATTAATAATGCCGGATTTGCAGTAGCAGGGTTTGCAGAGGAATTAACAGATGGTGAATACCTGCTACAATTTGAAACCAATCTATTTGGGGTTACCAGAATAACAAATATCGTTCTGCCCATAATGAGAAGGCAACAACAGGGAAGAATCATTAATATAAGTTCTATCAGTGGGTTAGTAGGCTTCCCTGGATTATCCCCTTACGTAGCATCAAAGCATGCTCTAGAGGGCTATAGTGAAAGCTTAAGGCTAGAATTAAAGCCGTTTGGCATTGATGTTGTCTTAGTAGAACCAGGTTCCTTTCAAACGAATATATGGTCAAGTGGGACGCATATGTCACCAAGGGCAGGCCAGCAGCAGTCACCATACTATCAAACATTTCAACAACTAAACCTAAGAATTCAAAAAGACAGCAAAAATTATGGGAACCCAGAAGAGGTAGGAAAACTTGTTCTCAACATTGCACGCTCAAAAAACACACCTGCTTTACGTTACACAATTGGAAAAGGAGTAAAGCTTACTTTATTCTTAAAGCATCTCCTCCCTTGGAAGCTCTGGGAGAAGCTCGTATTAAAGCAACTTTCTAAATGA
- a CDS encoding carbohydrate binding domain-containing protein — protein sequence MLKKGFTVMLATCLLTTGYSPAYSNDAVEKSEGNQPMADGEKDWQLVWEDHFEGSELDQSKWSHDTGNGFVQPDGNYVPGWGNEELQYYQEENVKVEGGNLILTGKNETASDQYGTYDYTSGKVHTKGKFNQKYGKFEAKIKLPAGQGYWPAFWMMPEEDKYGGWAASGEIDIMEAAGEDVNKVGGAIHYGSQWPNNTYTAKDYHFGEGSDITQFNVYSVEWEPGEIRWYVNGELFQTLNNWTSFNTENATKYAYPAPFDQEFYLILNLAIGGWYGGGPDDSTEFPGQMEVDYVKVYQLDEEQYREPVEPVFEKEELPEGSKAPINGNYIYDTAFENGFVEIKDGTETFSEDEWNFVHLNQFGGNGSASVEDGFAKVDIGQAGSQPHSIQLIQHVPSGIGRTYKISFDAKAASNRNMNLKVSGGEARGWSLYSPNFEVALTPERQSYEYTYQMQAESDAKARLEFNMGLNASTVWIGNVKVEEIDAIDPYNEDAAKPPLRNGNHIYNGTFDQGRMDRMTYWNFILNGADAQAYVAEDTRALTAEVKENGAPESVKLVQKGISIKSNHEYTLSFDGSAIEDRDIQVAVVSKDASINYSGWKTIPLSETGENKTFTYQTEAVEDSEAQLVFLLGGNAGLITLDNVSMFSKVLDADVLTFEDIFPLQNGKFNFGLEHWNNHVQGLYDGPSAASFETSEDRAVATIKNVGWNPWDVIFMQEGLKMKGGTTYLVSFDAFSSLDRNIEVVLEDSSYNRSLSELISLTTEPMTHTFEVTLDNDKQLGLKYLLGNVAGNDITNEEHKVFIDNVKVEISGERDKLFPLKNGDFSSKLENWNLHVQGDYDGTSKGKVKAKGNHVTVSVKDSGVNPWDIMFFQENLKLAGGRTYELEFKARSNHRRNIEVVLDNGLPYYHRYFEDVVRIGPKPEIYQFEWLQSEGSLLGLKFLLGNMEGVPSKKQKIDFKHVKLEAKGARDFLNALEGTDE from the coding sequence GTGTTAAAAAAAGGATTCACGGTCATGTTGGCAACATGCTTGTTAACAACGGGGTACTCTCCGGCATATTCCAATGATGCTGTAGAGAAAAGCGAGGGCAATCAACCAATGGCAGATGGAGAAAAGGATTGGCAGTTAGTATGGGAAGACCATTTTGAAGGATCAGAATTGGATCAATCCAAATGGTCCCATGATACTGGAAATGGTTTTGTGCAACCAGATGGCAATTATGTACCGGGATGGGGAAATGAAGAGCTTCAGTATTACCAAGAAGAGAACGTGAAAGTGGAGGGTGGAAACCTTATCCTAACTGGAAAAAATGAAACTGCTTCAGATCAGTATGGAACCTATGATTACACTTCAGGAAAAGTTCATACAAAAGGGAAATTCAACCAAAAGTACGGAAAATTTGAAGCGAAAATAAAACTGCCAGCCGGACAAGGATATTGGCCAGCTTTTTGGATGATGCCAGAGGAGGACAAGTATGGTGGCTGGGCTGCATCTGGTGAGATTGATATCATGGAGGCAGCTGGGGAAGACGTGAACAAGGTAGGCGGCGCCATTCATTATGGAAGCCAATGGCCTAATAATACGTATACTGCAAAGGACTATCATTTTGGTGAAGGCTCAGACATCACACAGTTTAATGTTTACTCTGTAGAGTGGGAGCCGGGTGAAATCAGATGGTATGTAAATGGAGAACTGTTTCAAACGTTGAATAACTGGACAAGTTTTAATACAGAAAATGCTACGAAATATGCTTACCCCGCACCTTTTGATCAGGAGTTTTATCTCATCCTTAACCTAGCAATTGGAGGCTGGTATGGTGGAGGTCCAGATGATTCCACTGAATTCCCTGGTCAAATGGAAGTGGACTATGTAAAAGTGTATCAATTGGACGAAGAGCAATATCGTGAGCCTGTGGAGCCGGTTTTTGAAAAAGAGGAGTTACCCGAAGGATCCAAGGCCCCTATAAATGGTAATTACATTTATGATACTGCTTTTGAAAATGGTTTTGTGGAAATAAAGGATGGTACAGAAACATTCAGTGAAGATGAATGGAATTTCGTTCATTTAAATCAGTTCGGAGGAAATGGAAGTGCTTCAGTAGAAGATGGATTTGCAAAGGTGGATATTGGCCAAGCGGGTTCACAACCGCATTCCATTCAACTCATCCAACATGTACCATCTGGAATAGGTCGAACATACAAAATTAGCTTTGATGCAAAAGCTGCTTCTAACAGAAACATGAATCTCAAAGTAAGCGGCGGAGAAGCACGGGGTTGGTCGCTCTATTCCCCTAACTTTGAAGTAGCACTAACACCTGAACGACAAAGCTATGAATATACGTATCAAATGCAAGCGGAATCAGATGCGAAGGCTCGATTGGAATTTAATATGGGGTTAAATGCAAGTACTGTTTGGATTGGAAATGTGAAGGTGGAAGAAATAGATGCCATCGATCCATACAACGAAGACGCAGCGAAGCCACCGCTACGTAATGGCAACCATATTTATAATGGTACCTTTGACCAGGGTCGAATGGATCGGATGACATATTGGAATTTTATCCTAAATGGAGCGGATGCACAAGCATACGTTGCGGAAGATACAAGAGCACTAACCGCGGAAGTAAAAGAAAACGGAGCACCTGAATCTGTAAAACTTGTCCAAAAAGGTATCTCCATTAAAAGCAACCATGAGTATACACTTTCCTTTGATGGAAGTGCAATCGAAGACAGGGACATACAGGTTGCAGTTGTAAGTAAAGATGCTAGTATAAACTACTCAGGCTGGAAGACAATTCCTCTTTCTGAAACGGGAGAAAACAAAACATTTACTTATCAAACAGAAGCTGTAGAGGATTCAGAGGCCCAACTTGTATTTTTATTAGGTGGAAATGCAGGTTTAATAACATTGGATAATGTATCTATGTTTTCGAAGGTATTAGATGCCGATGTCTTGACGTTTGAAGATATATTCCCATTACAAAATGGAAAATTTAATTTCGGTCTTGAGCACTGGAATAACCATGTTCAAGGGTTGTATGATGGTCCGTCTGCTGCTTCATTTGAAACTAGCGAGGATAGAGCTGTCGCAACCATTAAGAATGTTGGGTGGAACCCTTGGGATGTCATCTTCATGCAGGAAGGCCTGAAGATGAAGGGTGGAACCACATACCTTGTTTCCTTTGATGCTTTTTCTAGTCTAGATAGAAATATCGAAGTAGTATTAGAGGACAGTTCGTATAATCGCTCATTGTCAGAGTTGATTTCTCTCACAACTGAGCCAATGACACACACCTTTGAGGTAACATTAGATAATGATAAACAACTGGGTCTTAAATATCTGCTCGGAAACGTTGCAGGTAACGACATAACAAATGAAGAACACAAGGTGTTCATTGATAATGTAAAAGTGGAGATATCGGGAGAAAGGGACAAGCTATTTCCTCTTAAAAATGGCGATTTTTCTTCAAAACTGGAAAACTGGAACCTTCATGTACAAGGAGATTATGATGGTACATCCAAAGGGAAAGTGAAAGCAAAAGGAAATCATGTTACGGTGAGTGTGAAGGATTCGGGGGTAAATCCTTGGGACATCATGTTTTTCCAAGAAAACCTAAAGCTTGCTGGTGGAAGAACGTATGAGCTGGAGTTTAAAGCAAGGTCCAATCATCGAAGAAATATAGAGGTGGTTCTAGACAATGGACTACCATACTATCACAGATACTTTGAAGATGTGGTGAGAATTGGTCCAAAACCTGAAATCTATCAGTTTGAATGGCTGCAGTCAGAAGGAAGCTTGCTAGGATTAAAGTTTCTGCTAGGAAATATGGAAGGAGTTCCATCTAAGAAACAAAAAATTGACTTTAAACATGTGAAACTAGAAGCAAAAGGTGCAAGGGATTTTCTGAACGCGCTGGAAGGAACAGATGAATAG